In Gulosibacter molinativorax, a single window of DNA contains:
- a CDS encoding stage II sporulation protein M produces MSSLHHMDIDAYSAAHHGRWERLRDLARKRSLDGAESDELIAGYQSGATDLSALRTTYGETAETTALSVTLSQARMRFTRVRRNPLLVLREFFVEQLPASLYRVRWWTLAAAVLTIVIGVLSYVWHAANPELLAFYGTEAGLKQYAEEDFINYYSEYSESAFAARVFTNNAFIALQCIAFGITGVWPIMVIIQNAVSLGTSAALLAYFGHLDAFFLWISPHGLLELTMVFVAAGAGFAVFWSLIVPGNRTRMEALGHAGRTLIIVAVGTTIFLFLSGLIEGFVTRQDWPWAIKIGIGALALGSYLAYSLVLGRRAYRAGHDGDLRESEAGYQRVHAE; encoded by the coding sequence ATGTCATCATTGCACCACATGGATATCGACGCGTACTCGGCAGCGCACCACGGTAGGTGGGAGCGGCTGCGTGACCTCGCCCGGAAAAGGTCGCTCGACGGTGCCGAATCGGACGAGCTCATCGCCGGTTATCAGTCGGGCGCGACCGATCTTTCGGCGTTGCGAACGACCTACGGCGAGACCGCGGAGACTACCGCGCTCTCGGTCACGCTGTCGCAGGCACGGATGCGCTTTACCCGCGTTCGGCGCAATCCGCTTTTGGTGTTGCGTGAGTTTTTCGTCGAGCAGCTGCCCGCTTCGCTCTATCGCGTTCGCTGGTGGACGCTTGCCGCGGCGGTCTTGACCATCGTGATTGGCGTGCTGTCGTATGTGTGGCATGCCGCGAACCCGGAGCTGCTCGCGTTCTATGGGACCGAGGCCGGGTTGAAGCAGTACGCCGAGGAAGACTTCATCAACTACTACTCGGAGTATTCGGAGTCGGCGTTCGCGGCGCGGGTATTCACGAACAACGCGTTCATCGCGTTGCAGTGCATCGCGTTCGGCATCACGGGCGTCTGGCCGATCATGGTGATCATTCAAAACGCCGTGAGCCTTGGAACTTCTGCAGCATTGCTGGCCTACTTCGGGCACCTCGACGCGTTCTTCCTCTGGATCTCACCGCACGGCCTGCTCGAGCTCACGATGGTGTTCGTGGCTGCGGGGGCGGGGTTCGCGGTCTTCTGGTCGTTGATTGTGCCGGGGAATCGCACGCGTATGGAGGCGCTCGGTCATGCGGGCCGAACGCTCATCATCGTCGCGGTCGGCACCACGATCTTCCTCTTTCTGTCGGGGCTCATCGAAGGGTTCGTGACGCGGCAGGACTGGCCGTGGGCGATCAAGATCGGTATCGGTGCGTTGGCGCTCGGGAGTTACCTGGCGTACTCACTCGTGCTCGGGCGGCGGGCGTACAGGGCAGGCCACGATGGCGACCTGCGCGAGTCTGAGGCGGGCTACCAGCGGGTCCACGCCGAATAA